One Mesorhizobium sp. B2-1-1 DNA window includes the following coding sequences:
- a CDS encoding isocitrate lyase/PEP mutase family protein, with translation MTRTTIREALAQETPLVTPLAHDALSARLIEQAGFKAFAIGGSALLAARHAYPDIGLIGLTDMVEGIRDIAAASSLPFFADADDGYGDVKSVARTIAAYEAIGVRGLLLEDQSRDHKQQRADKAAAVVEEAVIEAKLRTALGARRYPETFIIGRTDAYGPLGLDAAMHRAERFLSVGADGIFIAGLRTEADYRKVGAAFKGAYLSAAMFEGGDTPWLSPAELGAMGFTQVSFPASIIFRVVAVMQQAVSALRRHAEGTETLQPLANGVAVRGILDQAVNLDHWRAIETPGAR, from the coding sequence ATGACGCGTACGACCATCCGTGAGGCGCTGGCACAGGAGACGCCGCTCGTTACGCCGCTAGCACATGACGCGCTCTCCGCCAGGCTGATCGAACAGGCCGGCTTCAAGGCCTTCGCCATAGGCGGATCGGCGTTGCTCGCCGCCCGCCATGCCTATCCCGACATTGGACTGATCGGGCTGACCGACATGGTCGAGGGCATTCGCGATATCGCGGCTGCATCATCGCTGCCCTTCTTTGCCGACGCCGATGACGGTTATGGCGACGTGAAGAGCGTGGCGCGTACGATCGCCGCTTATGAAGCGATCGGCGTTCGCGGACTTCTCCTGGAAGACCAGAGTCGTGACCATAAGCAGCAGCGTGCCGACAAGGCGGCCGCGGTGGTCGAGGAAGCGGTGATCGAGGCGAAGCTTCGTACCGCCCTCGGTGCACGGAGGTATCCCGAGACTTTTATCATTGGCCGCACGGACGCCTATGGCCCGCTCGGCCTCGACGCGGCTATGCACAGGGCGGAACGCTTTCTTTCCGTGGGAGCTGACGGCATCTTCATCGCGGGGCTCCGCACCGAAGCGGATTACCGGAAGGTTGGTGCCGCCTTCAAGGGCGCCTATCTGTCGGCTGCCATGTTCGAGGGCGGCGATACGCCCTGGCTAAGCCCCGCCGAACTCGGCGCCATGGGCTTTACGCAGGTGTCCTTTCCGGCAAGCATCATCTTTCGCGTGGTCGCGGTCATGCAGCAGGCAGTCTCCGCGCTGCGGCGCCATGCCGAGGGGACGGAAACACTGCAGCCGCTCGCCAACGGCGTGGCCGTGCGCGGGATCCTGGATCAGGCAGTCAATCTCGACCACTGGCGGGCGATCGAAACTCCCGGGGCGAGGTAG
- the leuC gene encoding 3-isopropylmalate dehydratase large subunit: MPVHAPPTQADGLAAVATSSARASASSTGPKTVFEKIWTAHLVRQLDDGRDLIFVDRHVLQETTCAAAFAGLEKTGRQVRHPELTLATQDHIISTAPGRTENTNPEGRELLSLMRTNAYRHHIRHFGVGDPRQGIVHVIAPELGVALPGSVLACGDSHTSTVGGIGALGIGVGTSEVEHVLATQTLALARPETMRVSYEGTLGPGVTAKDMILRTIGEYGIAAGRGAAVEYAGPAVRALSAESRLTLCNMSIEFGARLGLIAPDETTFDYVRGREFAPAEADFELALAYWRTLRTEADAVFDRDVTIDCDKIVPQVTWGTTPQDVTGIDGHVPYPASFADVKRRELAAAAIRYMGIEPGSSLEGIPIDIAFIGSCTNSRLADLEAAAAVVRGRKVAPNVRALVVPGSMSVKRAAEDKGLHHIFREAGFEWRDAGCSMCVSINEDVVGPGLRCMATSNRNFENRQGPRSRTHLASPAMVAAAALAGHITDVRKGNA; the protein is encoded by the coding sequence ATGCCAGTTCACGCGCCGCCGACGCAAGCAGATGGCTTAGCAGCCGTTGCAACGTCTTCGGCGCGAGCTTCGGCCTCCTCCACTGGGCCGAAGACCGTCTTCGAGAAGATCTGGACCGCCCATCTCGTTCGGCAGTTGGATGACGGGCGCGACCTCATCTTCGTCGACCGGCACGTGCTGCAGGAGACGACGTGCGCCGCCGCTTTCGCGGGTTTGGAAAAAACCGGACGGCAAGTGCGTCATCCGGAGCTTACCCTTGCAACCCAGGACCACATCATCTCCACGGCGCCGGGTCGTACCGAGAACACCAATCCGGAAGGCCGCGAGCTCCTTTCCCTGATGCGGACGAATGCGTATCGGCACCACATCCGCCACTTCGGCGTCGGCGATCCGCGCCAAGGCATCGTGCACGTGATTGCGCCGGAACTGGGAGTTGCACTGCCGGGCAGCGTGCTGGCCTGCGGCGACAGCCACACCTCCACCGTCGGAGGGATCGGCGCGCTTGGCATCGGTGTCGGCACCAGCGAGGTCGAGCATGTGCTCGCGACGCAGACGCTTGCGCTCGCGCGGCCGGAGACCATGCGTGTCTCCTACGAGGGTACGCTCGGGCCGGGCGTAACCGCCAAGGACATGATCCTGCGCACCATCGGCGAATACGGCATCGCCGCAGGTCGCGGGGCGGCGGTCGAATACGCGGGGCCGGCGGTGCGGGCGCTCTCCGCAGAGTCGCGGCTGACACTCTGCAACATGTCGATCGAGTTCGGTGCGCGCCTCGGCCTCATAGCCCCTGACGAAACGACCTTCGACTATGTCCGTGGCCGCGAATTCGCACCCGCCGAGGCGGATTTCGAGCTCGCGCTGGCCTATTGGCGAACGCTGCGGACAGAGGCGGACGCCGTCTTCGATCGCGACGTCACCATCGATTGCGACAAGATCGTTCCACAGGTTACCTGGGGAACGACGCCGCAAGACGTCACGGGCATCGACGGGCATGTCCCCTACCCCGCCTCCTTTGCCGATGTGAAGCGCCGCGAACTCGCTGCTGCCGCAATTCGCTACATGGGGATCGAGCCTGGCAGTTCACTCGAGGGTATCCCGATCGACATCGCCTTCATAGGCTCCTGCACGAACTCACGTCTTGCGGATCTCGAAGCGGCGGCGGCCGTCGTGCGCGGGCGGAAAGTCGCTCCGAATGTTCGCGCGCTCGTCGTGCCGGGCTCCATGTCGGTGAAACGCGCAGCCGAAGACAAGGGCCTGCACCACATCTTCCGTGAAGCGGGCTTCGAGTGGCGCGATGCGGGTTGTTCCATGTGCGTAAGCATTAATGAGGATGTGGTCGGTCCGGGCCTGCGCTGCATGGCGACCAGTAACCGCAATTTCGAGAACCGGCAGGGGCCGCGCAGTCGCACCCATCTTGCGAGCCCCGCCATGGTCGCCGCTGCGGCGCTCGCTGGTCACATCACCGATGTCCGTAAGGGGAATGCATGA
- a CDS encoding ABC transporter substrate-binding protein, producing MAKRVTGLATPGELKREELMKVSNAFSRLAVLAAASLALAGTAQAEQIVVSNYGVSANGMPFAVAMEKGFFKEEGADVTGILSSAGGGTTLRNMLAGDAPYAEVNPNAIIAAIQQGADIKIISDNVLTVAEFIWAVKPDSPIQSVKDLKGKKIAFTNPRSTSQGLAALVLQAGGLKTEDAELVKTGGFGEGVAALDTGLVDVAPIPEPLWSKFKDKYRPIAKASDLLPPIANVLGAAAGSAAEKKGDFIKAVIRARRRAVEFMAQNPDEAGDIIAKVYNLEPEVARSAVKNLVDSRTNGIEYWGTGQIHLDGLEKSVEVQKMIGALSGDVDLKAIIDTQFLPDDIKELK from the coding sequence ATGGCAAAGAGAGTCACGGGCTTAGCGACGCCCGGAGAATTGAAAAGGGAGGAACTTATGAAAGTATCGAATGCATTCTCGCGTCTAGCGGTTCTCGCTGCGGCCAGCCTGGCGCTGGCGGGCACGGCGCAAGCCGAACAGATCGTTGTGAGCAACTACGGCGTCTCGGCAAACGGAATGCCTTTTGCCGTGGCCATGGAGAAGGGCTTCTTCAAGGAAGAGGGCGCCGACGTTACAGGCATCCTTTCCTCGGCCGGCGGCGGCACGACGCTGCGCAATATGCTCGCTGGCGACGCGCCATATGCGGAAGTCAATCCGAATGCCATCATCGCGGCGATCCAGCAGGGCGCCGATATCAAGATCATCAGCGACAACGTGCTGACAGTTGCAGAATTCATCTGGGCAGTGAAGCCGGATTCGCCGATCCAATCGGTCAAGGACCTGAAGGGCAAGAAGATCGCTTTTACCAACCCTCGCTCCACCAGCCAAGGCTTGGCAGCGCTGGTCTTGCAGGCTGGCGGCCTCAAGACTGAAGACGCCGAGCTCGTGAAGACTGGCGGTTTCGGCGAAGGCGTTGCGGCGCTGGACACCGGGCTTGTCGACGTCGCGCCCATTCCAGAACCGCTGTGGTCGAAGTTCAAGGACAAGTATCGGCCTATCGCCAAGGCCTCCGATCTGCTGCCGCCCATCGCCAATGTGCTCGGTGCCGCTGCTGGCTCGGCGGCCGAGAAAAAGGGCGATTTCATCAAGGCGGTGATCCGCGCCCGCCGTCGCGCGGTGGAGTTCATGGCGCAGAATCCCGATGAGGCAGGCGACATCATCGCCAAGGTGTATAATCTCGAGCCAGAAGTAGCGCGCAGCGCGGTCAAGAACCTCGTGGACAGCCGTACCAACGGCATCGAATATTGGGGCACGGGGCAGATCCACCTGGACGGGCTAGAGAAGTCCGTCGAGGTGCAGAAGATGATCGGCGCCCTGAGCGGCGACGTCGACCTCAAGGCAATAATCGATACCCAGTTCCTGCCAGACGATATCAAGGAATTGAAATGA
- the adh gene encoding aldehyde dehydrogenase gives MNKVEFSRSVKAPFDKRYGNFIGGKRAEPRSGRYFENFSPVNGQLLCEVARSDGQDIEAALDAAHAAKDAWARTSVAERSLILNRIADRMEENLDLLACAETWDNGKPIRETTAADLPLAIDHFRYFAGAVRGQEGSLSQIDDDTVAYHFHEPLGVVGQIIPWNFPLLMACWKLAPALAAGNCVVLKPAEQTPAAILLWADLIGDLLPPGVLNIVNGFGLEAGKPLASSPRIAKIAFTGETTTGRLIMQYASQNLIPVTLELGGKSPNIFFKDVVAEDDDFFDKAVEGFVMFALNQGEVCTCPSRALIQESIYDRFMERALKRVEAIVQGDPLDPATMIGAQASSEQMEKILSYIDIGRQEGAELLTGGARSLLPGDLAGGYYVQPTVFKGHNKMRIFQEEIFGPVVSVTTFKDDDEALSIANDTLYGLGAGVWTRDANRAYRFGRAIQAGRVWTNCYHAYPAHAAFGGYKQSGIGRETHKMMLDHYQQTKNMLVSYSPKKLGFF, from the coding sequence ATGAACAAGGTTGAATTCTCACGCTCGGTCAAGGCGCCCTTCGACAAGCGCTATGGCAATTTCATCGGTGGCAAACGGGCCGAGCCCCGCTCTGGCCGCTATTTCGAGAACTTCTCGCCGGTGAATGGCCAGCTGCTATGCGAGGTAGCGCGCTCGGACGGCCAGGACATCGAGGCGGCCCTGGACGCCGCCCATGCCGCCAAGGACGCCTGGGCGCGCACCAGCGTGGCCGAGCGCTCCCTTATCCTCAACCGCATCGCCGATCGCATGGAGGAAAACCTCGATCTCCTCGCATGCGCCGAAACGTGGGACAACGGCAAGCCGATCCGCGAAACGACCGCGGCCGACCTGCCTTTGGCCATCGACCATTTCCGCTATTTCGCCGGCGCGGTGCGTGGCCAGGAAGGCAGCCTTTCGCAGATCGACGACGACACTGTCGCCTATCATTTCCATGAGCCGCTCGGCGTGGTCGGCCAGATCATCCCGTGGAACTTCCCGTTGCTGATGGCATGCTGGAAACTTGCTCCCGCGTTGGCGGCCGGCAATTGCGTCGTCCTGAAACCTGCCGAGCAGACCCCGGCTGCCATCCTGCTCTGGGCCGATCTCATCGGCGATCTTTTGCCGCCGGGTGTGCTCAACATCGTCAACGGCTTTGGCCTCGAGGCCGGCAAGCCGCTGGCTTCGTCGCCGCGCATTGCCAAGATCGCCTTTACCGGCGAGACAACGACGGGCCGGCTGATCATGCAGTATGCCAGCCAAAACCTGATCCCGGTGACGCTCGAGCTCGGCGGCAAGTCACCCAACATTTTCTTCAAGGATGTCGTCGCCGAAGACGACGATTTCTTCGACAAGGCGGTCGAAGGCTTCGTCATGTTCGCGCTGAACCAGGGCGAGGTGTGCACCTGCCCGAGCCGCGCGCTCATCCAGGAATCGATCTACGACAGGTTCATGGAACGCGCCCTCAAGCGCGTCGAGGCGATCGTGCAGGGTGATCCGCTCGATCCGGCAACGATGATCGGCGCCCAGGCTTCGTCCGAGCAGATGGAAAAGATCCTGTCCTATATCGATATCGGCCGCCAGGAAGGAGCCGAGTTGCTGACCGGTGGAGCGCGCAGTCTTCTGCCCGGCGATCTGGCCGGCGGCTACTACGTCCAGCCTACGGTGTTCAAGGGTCACAACAAGATGCGCATCTTCCAGGAGGAGATTTTTGGGCCGGTGGTATCGGTCACGACCTTCAAGGACGACGACGAAGCGCTCAGCATAGCCAACGATACGCTCTACGGCCTCGGTGCCGGTGTCTGGACACGCGACGCCAACCGTGCCTATCGCTTCGGCCGCGCGATCCAGGCTGGCCGCGTCTGGACCAACTGCTACCATGCCTATCCCGCGCATGCGGCCTTCGGCGGGTATAAGCAGTCCGGCATCGGCCGAGAGACCCACAAGATGATGCTCGACCACTACCAGCAGACGAAGAATATGCTGGTCAGCTACAGCCCGAAGAAGCTTGGCTTCTTCTGA
- a CDS encoding GAF domain-containing protein, which produces MGEDLFGHHADRIQAAIASDAAAKSALVASWRRSSNLHRLEPADCRPPHYLTEAELGQARQRIEPLICAAQASLDRLYLAVGGVGCCVLLADRDGVPVERRGALVDDETFYSWGLWTGSVWNEERQGTNGIGTCLVERRPLTIHRDQHFHTRNTLLSCTTAPIHDHEGNLVAVLDVSSCRADLTEAFVNLISMAVVDAVHRIEIENFKMAFPKARILLAPVTNKGSGALIAVDADDLVVGATRSARLALGITQQCFDKPMPAADLLGWAEIGPKVLAEAERGALQRALARADGNVSAAAQALGISRATLHRKLNRLDVRRSH; this is translated from the coding sequence ATGGGAGAAGATCTATTCGGTCATCATGCCGACCGCATCCAGGCGGCGATTGCGTCGGACGCTGCGGCGAAATCCGCCCTGGTTGCCTCCTGGCGACGGTCTTCCAATTTGCATCGACTCGAACCAGCCGATTGCAGGCCTCCACATTATCTGACGGAGGCCGAACTGGGACAGGCCCGGCAACGAATCGAACCTCTCATTTGCGCTGCCCAAGCGAGTCTCGACCGTCTCTATCTCGCAGTAGGCGGCGTGGGATGCTGTGTCCTGCTCGCCGATCGCGACGGCGTGCCTGTCGAACGGCGCGGCGCGCTCGTGGACGACGAGACGTTTTATTCCTGGGGTTTGTGGACTGGCTCCGTCTGGAATGAGGAAAGGCAGGGCACCAACGGGATCGGCACCTGTCTGGTTGAGCGACGCCCGCTGACAATTCACCGCGACCAGCATTTCCATACGCGCAATACGCTGCTCAGTTGCACCACCGCTCCGATCCACGATCATGAGGGGAATCTTGTAGCCGTGCTTGACGTGTCGTCCTGCCGGGCTGATCTGACCGAAGCCTTTGTCAATCTCATCTCGATGGCTGTGGTCGACGCGGTGCACCGGATCGAGATTGAGAACTTCAAGATGGCATTCCCGAAGGCGCGAATTCTGCTGGCGCCGGTGACCAACAAAGGCTCTGGCGCGCTGATCGCCGTTGACGCGGACGATCTCGTGGTCGGCGCGACCCGTTCGGCCCGCCTGGCGCTTGGCATCACACAGCAGTGTTTCGACAAACCAATGCCTGCCGCCGATCTGCTCGGCTGGGCTGAGATCGGCCCTAAAGTTCTCGCTGAGGCAGAGCGTGGAGCCCTCCAGCGTGCGCTCGCGCGCGCTGACGGGAACGTCTCAGCCGCAGCTCAGGCGCTTGGGATCAGCCGGGCGACGCTTCACCGCAAGCTCAACCGTCTGGATGTCCGCCGGTCACACTGA
- a CDS encoding ABC transporter ATP-binding protein, whose translation MTISQSAQVALRGVDKVFTRPGRPGDTVHALGAIDLELKQGEFFAVVGPSGCGKSTLLELVAGLSTATRGEVTFEGRPIAGQIPDGVGVVFQEDASFPWLTVADNIAFGLRRMKISHQEREERIARALAMMGLTFFAKSYPAQLSGGMRQRVCIARTLVTEPRLILLDEPFGALDQQTRLLMGDEVLNLWRKTGATVFLITHALDEAAMLADRIGVMSARPGRLIDIVKTDWPKDRDSRIVQEERFGTITARLWRSLREESLKAIGKMEGAA comes from the coding sequence ATGACCATTTCGCAAAGCGCACAGGTCGCGCTGCGCGGCGTAGACAAGGTGTTCACCCGGCCGGGACGGCCGGGTGACACCGTTCACGCACTCGGCGCGATCGATCTTGAGTTGAAGCAGGGCGAATTCTTCGCCGTGGTGGGGCCGTCCGGCTGCGGCAAATCTACCCTACTGGAACTCGTCGCGGGACTTTCGACCGCGACCCGCGGCGAAGTCACCTTCGAAGGCCGGCCGATCGCCGGCCAGATACCGGATGGCGTCGGCGTCGTCTTCCAGGAAGATGCCTCCTTCCCCTGGCTTACGGTCGCCGACAATATTGCCTTCGGGCTGCGGCGCATGAAGATTTCGCATCAGGAGCGCGAAGAACGGATCGCGCGGGCGCTCGCGATGATGGGGCTCACATTCTTTGCCAAGAGCTATCCTGCCCAGTTGTCTGGAGGTATGCGCCAACGCGTATGCATCGCCCGGACGCTAGTGACGGAGCCGCGGCTCATTCTGCTTGACGAACCGTTCGGCGCGCTCGACCAGCAAACCCGCCTCCTGATGGGCGATGAGGTGCTGAACCTCTGGCGCAAGACCGGCGCGACGGTCTTCCTCATCACCCATGCGCTCGATGAAGCCGCCATGCTTGCCGATCGCATCGGGGTGATGTCGGCCCGACCCGGACGGCTCATCGATATCGTTAAAACGGACTGGCCGAAGGATCGCGACAGCCGCATCGTGCAGGAGGAGCGCTTCGGGACAATTACAGCCCGGCTCTGGCGTTCGCTGCGCGAGGAATCGCTCAAGGCGATCGGCAAGATGGAGGGGGCGGCATGA
- a CDS encoding ABC transporter permease: protein MSSKLPLNAVVSGKVDTVASTETRSAAQDFHIPDGLRNGVTLVVALLVFWQILYWIVGEVALRSPLETLGFTAHLVTTGQFWVHLTETAQAFGLALLLAVVIGLAIGFTLGLNGAIAEVLEPMLVAVYSIPKITLYPILLLAFGLGMSAKVAFGTIHGVIPIALFTINAVRNVKRVYVKTGHVMRLNPADMIARIVLPAAMPEIFAGIRIGFSLTLIGTLLGEMFASQRGLGFLLMNAIGLHNIDLIMALTFLLVVIAGVSSSLLLYLNQRLYGRA, encoded by the coding sequence ATGAGCAGCAAACTGCCTCTCAACGCGGTCGTCTCCGGCAAGGTCGATACGGTTGCGTCGACCGAGACCCGGTCAGCCGCACAGGACTTCCATATTCCCGACGGCCTGCGCAACGGCGTCACCCTCGTTGTCGCGCTGCTCGTCTTCTGGCAGATCCTCTATTGGATCGTGGGAGAGGTCGCGCTGCGCTCGCCGCTCGAGACGCTCGGCTTCACGGCCCATCTCGTCACAACCGGGCAGTTCTGGGTTCATCTTACCGAGACCGCCCAGGCCTTCGGCCTCGCGCTCCTGTTGGCGGTCGTCATCGGCCTCGCGATCGGTTTCACGCTTGGCCTGAACGGCGCCATCGCCGAGGTTCTCGAGCCCATGCTCGTCGCAGTCTATTCGATCCCCAAGATCACGCTCTACCCGATCCTGCTGCTCGCCTTTGGGCTTGGCATGTCGGCGAAGGTCGCATTCGGCACGATCCACGGCGTCATTCCTATCGCACTCTTCACGATCAATGCAGTGCGAAACGTCAAGCGCGTTTACGTCAAGACCGGGCACGTCATGCGCCTGAACCCTGCCGACATGATCGCGCGCATCGTCCTGCCGGCCGCCATGCCGGAGATCTTCGCCGGCATCCGGATTGGCTTTTCGCTGACGCTGATCGGGACGCTGCTCGGCGAGATGTTCGCCTCACAGCGCGGCCTCGGTTTCCTCCTGATGAACGCAATCGGCTTGCACAACATAGACCTCATCATGGCGCTCACTTTCCTGCTCGTCGTCATTGCGGGCGTCTCCAGTAGCCTGCTGCTTTATCTCAACCAGCGGCTTTATGGACGCGCCTAG
- a CDS encoding DUF779 domain-containing protein, producing MDRKPNAYQVTATPAALELIAEIVAEHGPVLFHQSGGCCDGSSPMCYPLDELIVGDRDVLLGHIGDAPFYIGASQFEAWKHNDLIIDVVPSRGGMFSLDNGREKRFLTRSTICAVQIGM from the coding sequence CTGGATCGAAAACCTAATGCATACCAGGTCACGGCAACGCCGGCAGCGCTTGAACTGATCGCGGAGATCGTTGCCGAGCACGGTCCAGTGCTGTTCCATCAATCCGGCGGCTGCTGCGACGGCTCTTCGCCGATGTGCTATCCGCTGGACGAATTGATCGTCGGCGATCGCGATGTCTTGCTCGGCCATATCGGTGATGCGCCGTTCTACATCGGCGCATCGCAATTCGAGGCCTGGAAGCATAACGATCTCATTATCGACGTGGTGCCAAGCCGAGGCGGCATGTTCTCGCTGGACAACGGAAGGGAGAAGCGGTTCCTGACGCGGTCGACGATCTGCGCTGTCCAGATCGGGATGTAG
- a CDS encoding metalloregulator ArsR/SmtB family transcription factor gives MSIQLIFEALSSPVRRKILAYVAHHELSAGDIAGRFDMSKPSISQHLQLLEHAGLVLSEKRGKFVYYRQAPNTLASTLTGFVQEICPVGRPIRRESKALARKAKAPGAKDQQVAKIPVAKASAAKSLAAKAKATASAPPKRARPRTNKVKERTA, from the coding sequence ATGTCCATCCAACTCATCTTTGAGGCGCTGTCCTCGCCGGTACGCCGCAAGATCCTTGCCTATGTTGCGCATCACGAACTAAGCGCGGGTGACATCGCCGGGCGCTTCGACATGTCGAAGCCGTCGATCTCGCAGCATTTGCAATTGCTTGAGCATGCCGGCCTGGTGTTGAGCGAAAAGCGCGGCAAGTTCGTCTATTACCGCCAGGCGCCTAACACGCTGGCCTCGACGTTAACCGGCTTTGTGCAGGAGATCTGCCCGGTAGGCCGGCCGATCCGCCGCGAGAGCAAGGCACTGGCCAGGAAGGCAAAGGCGCCCGGCGCCAAGGATCAGCAAGTCGCCAAAATCCCGGTGGCAAAGGCCTCAGCCGCGAAGAGCTTGGCTGCAAAGGCCAAGGCGACGGCATCCGCGCCGCCGAAACGCGCAAGGCCCAGAACCAACAAGGTCAAGGAAAGGACTGCCTGA
- the leuD gene encoding 3-isopropylmalate dehydratase small subunit: protein MREPFASVNGVVAVMPLSNVNTDAIIPSAYLRSAMADLGKGLFGGHRYDEAGRERPDFVLNRPPFRAASILLADENFGCGSSREAAVWALQQFGIRCVLAPSFADIFYENSFRNGLLAGLIDAETFAALAATVESRPSNPVFTVDLTMSEIAAPDGHIYAFRVPAMRAEALVRGDDEIDTTLRHAAEIEAYYAAGKTGRGWIYRPVEGEWNT from the coding sequence ATGAGAGAGCCCTTCGCCAGTGTCAATGGCGTGGTGGCAGTGATGCCGCTGAGCAACGTCAACACGGACGCGATTATCCCGTCGGCCTATCTGCGGTCCGCGATGGCCGACCTCGGCAAAGGCCTCTTCGGCGGCCATCGCTATGATGAGGCCGGCCGCGAACGGCCGGATTTCGTGCTCAACCGGCCGCCGTTCCGCGCTGCAAGCATTCTCCTGGCGGACGAGAACTTCGGCTGTGGAAGCTCACGCGAGGCGGCCGTCTGGGCATTGCAGCAGTTCGGCATCCGTTGCGTGCTGGCGCCGAGCTTCGCCGACATCTTCTACGAGAACAGTTTTCGCAATGGCCTGCTTGCCGGCTTGATCGACGCAGAGACATTCGCCGCGCTGGCCGCAACGGTCGAGAGCCGTCCCAGCAACCCAGTGTTCACGGTCGATCTGACGATGTCGGAGATCGCTGCGCCGGACGGGCACATCTACGCTTTCCGGGTGCCGGCGATGCGCGCTGAGGCGTTGGTGCGTGGCGACGATGAAATCGACACGACGCTTCGCCACGCCGCCGAGATCGAGGCTTATTATGCCGCCGGCAAGACAGGTCGCGGCTGGATCTACCGGCCCGTGGAAGGGGAATGGAACACATGA
- a CDS encoding ABC transporter permease has translation MKSATFWRIGIVVGFVGLLEVLCFVGVIPHLTMQPPHRIVIDLVKMLASGALNAAIAKTLGNAAIAFVIAVVTGVASAIVIHQFERVRDTLDLVFATYYAIPVFAFYPLLIILFGLGDAPQIFIGTMLGVVAVIVNTLNGLDRVPRVFLKTAKMGHMSAVETAWRITLPCAAPYILTGAKLAVAYSLIGIIGAEFIMSTGGMGYEISFAYNNFDNAIMYPLILLILIVSITINALLARWEKKLMNRRGLR, from the coding sequence ATGAAGAGCGCCACATTCTGGCGGATCGGTATCGTCGTCGGCTTCGTCGGCCTGCTCGAAGTCTTGTGCTTTGTTGGGGTCATCCCCCACCTCACGATGCAGCCGCCGCACCGCATCGTCATCGATCTCGTCAAGATGTTGGCCTCGGGCGCGCTCAATGCCGCGATTGCCAAGACGTTGGGCAACGCCGCAATCGCCTTCGTCATTGCCGTTGTCACCGGGGTCGCGAGTGCTATCGTCATCCATCAGTTCGAGCGTGTGCGCGACACACTCGACCTGGTCTTCGCGACCTACTATGCGATCCCGGTCTTTGCTTTCTACCCGCTCCTGATTATCCTCTTCGGGCTTGGTGACGCACCGCAGATCTTCATCGGAACCATGCTGGGCGTCGTCGCTGTCATCGTGAATACGTTGAATGGCCTGGACCGGGTGCCGCGGGTGTTCCTCAAGACCGCCAAGATGGGCCATATGTCTGCGGTCGAGACCGCGTGGCGCATCACCCTGCCTTGTGCAGCACCTTATATCCTCACGGGGGCCAAACTCGCCGTCGCCTATTCGCTGATCGGCATCATCGGCGCCGAATTCATCATGTCGACGGGGGGGATGGGCTACGAGATCAGCTTCGCCTACAACAACTTCGACAATGCGATCATGTATCCGCTCATTCTGCTGATCCTGATCGTTTCGATCACCATCAACGCGCTTCTCGCCCGCTGGGAGAAGAAGCTCATGAACCGGCGGGGGCTTCGATGA